A portion of the Pseudopipra pipra isolate bDixPip1 chromosome 1, bDixPip1.hap1, whole genome shotgun sequence genome contains these proteins:
- the PARP10 gene encoding protein mono-ADP-ribosyltransferase PARP10 isoform X2, whose product MLYLGPVPCPPVTRGAGSTFPLSRIGQVQCPVMTRGAGPVPAGQARGTATCPRVPRGSGPVSPRPAWVRPRVPTPFPPPALPLPLPAPFQFRFAAGAEPREVRMARGVLEVRGVPPDTPEELLVLYFESQRRSGGGPVQSCQRLGPLFFLTFEDPQDAQNVLTRGSHQLGGAKLGVCLAPPWDPTRLLLRGLDPWTPPELLDLLLETLLDVSPGTVTLGRGLAPDWRLLHLRDPLSPPELASAEQRAQSRGLALLRVPQTPAVLVRAAGPALSRDLLELYFENRRSGGGSVREVQLLPGGHRAIVTFQEPAAAERVLQRPHRLQDAVLELTPHYPFLEPLEEDGDPPLDVDPHPLDTASPLDTAPLLDTDSLPDTAPALDTAPAVPEPAAPAEPRASHPVPVQPSAAFPSRDKDTEGLEAVTNQGQCLERVSVVAPESVVTPVPVPALLAQDEVLVPAEPGALQYLQRHYQDLLGSIPEVSLLPLEGGDIAGFRVSGELGRCQAAADFLQSLLGSVASHPVTLHFPGVARFLRDLDGQSLLQQLESRFQCVIHLDGVPWRPPDPQQELEELLPLSRHWDPQPSAPPPWHQDLPEGDDDAADGDSDGFHSSIEEIRELLAALRPGEADDHGDPKVWPDAILGSEWDPDAKFPDTADGKGAGEPLLGTGVEEEAEMALAIQYSMENMRREDEELARATALSLRSYCREREQVEEDAGLLAALEASLEEALVAADTAQVTVFCSFERDVSEVPRELERALAGRLRAQEVESERLRALPAAGHHALALLQRRHAVHLRLRGGTATLHGFAEYTAPAARDLATLLRRRPLPELSATAVTAAGTASAHWVRWDPSGTVVPYAPEAAALLEQAWLRRERRLDLVLDGRPLTVDLERMEEYDIGSARAVPVCRSQPPAESARSLLGLEVPGLEEEVRLMPLAEDSEEFTDTVHHFYGTLEELHSRISIVQVQKLIHPLLYKQYQLKKGSVERACAAGTAAERVLFHGTTKASSREICLHGFNRSFCGKNATLYGRGVYFAARAAISARDQYSPPSADGTKFIFVAKVLTGMFVAGRQGLRAPPLREGAEGPQRYHSVVDNPQQPDIFVIFNDTQAYPQYLITCRRRHPP is encoded by the exons ATGTTATACTTAGGGCCggtcccgtgtccccccgtcACGCGTGGGGCCGGTTCCACGTTCCCCCTGTCACGCATCGGACAAGTCCAGTGTCCCGTTATGACGCGTGGGGCCGGTCCCGTGCCCGCTGGTCAGGCGCGGGGGACGGCCACGTGTCCCCGCGTCCCGCGTGGGTCCGGCCCCGTGTCCCCGCGTCCCGCGTGGGTCCGGCCCCGTGTCCCCACCCCGTTCCCGCCTCCcgcccttccccttccccttcccgcCCCGTTTCAGTTTCGTTTCGCTGCCGGGGCGGAGCCGCGCGAGGTCCG GATGGCGCGAGGGGTGCTGGAGGTGCGGGGGGTCCCCCCTGACACCCCGGAGGAGCTGCTGGTCCTGTACTTCGAGAGCCAGCGGCGCTCCGGGGGCGGCCCCGTGCAGAGCTGCCAGCGCCTCGGccccctcttcttcctcacCTTCGAGGACCCCCAGG ATGCACAGAACGTGCTGACCCGTGGCAGCCACCAGCTGGGGGGggccaagctgggggtgtgccTGGCCCCCCCCTGGGACCCCACCCGCCTGCTGCTGCGTGGCCTCGACCCCTGGACCCCTCCCGAGCTCCTGGACCTCCTCCTGGAGACCCTGCTGGACGTCTCCCCTGGCACTGTCACGCTGGGCCGGGGCCTCGCACCCGACTGGAGGCTGCTGCACCTGCGGgaccccctcagccccccag AGCTGGCGTCGGCGGAGCAGCGGGCGCAGAGCCGGGGGCTGGCGCTGCTGCGGGTGCCACAGACCCCCGCGGTGCTGgtgcgggcggcggggccggcgctgaGCCGGGACCTGCTCGAGCTCTACTTCGAGAACCGGcgcagcggcggcggctccgTGCGGGAGGTGCAGCTGCTGCCGGGCGGGCACCGGGCCATTGTCACCTTCCAGGAGCCGGCAG ccgcGGAGCGGGTGCTGCAGAGGCCACACCGGCTGCAGGATGCGGTGCTGGAGCTCACTCCCCACTACCCCTTCCTGGAGCCACTGGAGGAGGACGGAGACCCTCCCCTGGATGTGGACCCCCACCCCCTGGACACAGCCTCCCCTCTGGACACAGCCCCTCTGCTGGACACAGATTCCCTGCCGGACACAGCCCCTGCACTGGACACAGCCCCCGCAGTCCCAGAGCCGGCAGCACCGGCAGAGCCGCGGGCATCGCACCCAGTGCCAGTGCAGCCATCAGCTGCCTTccccagcagggacaaggacaCAGAGGGGCTCGAGGCCGTGACCAACCAGGGCCAGTGCCTGGAGCGGGTGTCAGTGGTGGCCCCAGAGTCGGTGGTGACGCCGGTGCCggtgccagctctgctggcacaggATGAGGTGCTGGTGCCAGCGGAGCCGGGAGCGCTGCAGTACCTGCAGAGGCACTACCAGGACCTGCTGGGCAGCATCCCTGAGGTGTCCCTGCTGCCTctggagggaggggacatcGCTGGGTTCCGG GTGAGTGGGGAGCTGGGCCggtgccaggcagcagcagatttCCTTCAGAGCCTGCTGGGCTCCGTGGCCTCGCACCCCGTGACGCTGCACTTCCCTGGTGTTGCCCGCTTCCTGCGGGACCTGGACGGGCAgagcctcctccagcagctggagagccGCTTCCAGTGTGTCATCCACCTGGACGGCGTCCCCTGGAGACCCCCAGACCCGCAG caggagctggaggagctgctgcccctgaGCCGCCACTGGGacccccagccctcagcaccACCCCCCTGGCACCAGGACCTGCCTGAGGGCGATGATGATGCTGCTGATGGTGACAGTGATGGCTTTCACTCCAGCATAG AGGAGatcagggagctgctggcagcgCTGCGCCCTGGCGAGGCTGACGACCATGGGGACCCCAAGGTGTGGCCTGATGCCATCCTCGGCAGTGAGTGGGACCCTGATGCCAAGTTCCCCGACACGGCTGATGGGAAGGGTGCCGGGGAGCCGCTGTTGGGCACCGgggtggaggaggaggcggAGATGGCTCTGGCTATCCAGTATTCCATGGAAAACATGAGGCGAGAGGATGAGGAGCTGGCACGCGCCACCGCTCTCTCCCTGCGCTCCTACTgccgggagcgggagcaggTGGAGGAGGATGCTGGGCTGCTGGCCGCGCTGGAGGCCTCGCTGGAGGAGGCGCTGGTGGCAGCAGACACGGCGCAGGTGACGGTGTTCTGCTCCTTCGAGCGGGACGTGTCGGAGGTGCCGCGGGAGCTGGAGCGGGCGCTGGCGGGGCGGCTGCGGGCGCAGGAGGTGGAGAGTGAGCGGCTGCGGGCACTGCCGGCCGCCGGCCACCACGCGCTGGCCCTGCTGCAGCGCCGGCACGCCGTGCACCTCCGCCTGCGCGGCGGCACCGCCACGCTGCACGGCTTCGCCGAGTACACGGCCCCTGCTGCCCGCGACCTCGCCACGCTGCTGCGGCGCCGGCCGCTGCCGGAGCTCAGTGCCACTGCTGTCACCGCTGCCGGCACTGCTTCCGCACACTGGGTGCGCTGGGACCCCTCCGGCACCGTCGTCCCCTACGCCCCTGAGGCGGCAGCGCTGCTGGAGCAGGCCTGGCTGCGCCGGGAGCGCCGGCTGGACCTGGTGCTGGACGGGCGGCCCCTCACTGTGGACTTGGAGCGCATGGAGGAGTACGACATCGGCAGCGCCCGTGCCGTGCCCGTCTGCCGCAGCCAGCCCCCAGCTGAGAGTGCCCGCTCCCTGCTCG ggctggaggtgccagggctggaggaggaggtgcGGCTGATGCCACTGGCCGAGGACTCGGAGGAGTTCACTGACACTGTTCACCATTTCTACGGGACACTGGAGGAGCTGCACAGCCGGATCAGCATCGTGCAG GTGCAGAAGCTGATCCACCCGCTGCTGTACAAGCAGTACCAGCTGAAGAAGGGCAGCGTGGAGCGGGCGTGTGCCGCTGGCACCGCCGCGGAGCGCGTCCTCTTCCACGGCACCACCAAGGCCTCCAGCCGTGAAATCTGCCTGCACGGCTTCAACCGCAGCTTCTGTGGCAAGAACG CCACGCTGTACGGCCGCGGCGTGTACTTCGCGGCGCGCGCGGCCATCTCGGCGCGGGATCAGTACTCGCCGCCCAGCGCCGACGGCACCAAGTTCATCTTCGTGGCCAAGGTGCTGACCGGGATGTTTGTGGCCGGGCGCCAGGGGCTGCGGGCACCCCCGCTGCGGGAGGGGGCCGAGGGCCCCCAGCGCTACCACAGCGTGGTGGACAACCCCCAGCAGCCCGACATCTTCGTCATCTTCAACGACACCCAGGCCTACCCCCAGTACCTGATCACCTGCCGCCGCAGGCACCCTCCCTGA